In Planifilum fulgidum, a single window of DNA contains:
- the alr gene encoding alanine racemase: MREDVYYRDTVAEVDLDAIRHNVRQFRRHLPKSVRLMAVVKADAYGHGAVPVARAALSAGADSLAVAFLDEALELREAGVSAPILVMGYTPPRAVGEAIKNDVTLTVYSEEVVEALGRQAAREGKSVAIHVKVDTGMGRLGLLEGELSAFLRCLARHPHLRIGGVFTHFACADESDKEYTRFQHRCLLGFVDRLRAAGADVPLIHCSNSAAAIDLPEYGHALVRLGISMYGYYPSEEVNRQAVRLKPALTLKTRIVRLKRPPAGTGISYGKTVTVDGSRWIATIPIGYADGLSRRLSNRGSALVRGRRVPIVGRVCMDQTMLDVTEAMPAAVGDEVVLYGRQGNEVISVDEVARLLDTISYEVTCAVGRRVPRVYLEDGKRVGVINRLRGSGSALCEKS; this comes from the coding sequence ATGAGAGAGGACGTTTATTATCGCGATACGGTGGCGGAAGTGGATCTGGATGCGATCCGGCACAATGTGCGGCAGTTTCGCAGGCACCTTCCGAAATCCGTCCGGCTGATGGCGGTGGTCAAGGCGGACGCCTACGGACACGGGGCGGTGCCGGTGGCCCGGGCGGCGCTGTCGGCGGGGGCCGACAGCCTTGCCGTGGCCTTTTTGGACGAGGCCCTGGAACTTCGGGAGGCGGGAGTCTCCGCCCCGATCCTGGTGATGGGTTACACCCCGCCCCGGGCGGTGGGGGAGGCGATCAAAAACGATGTCACCCTCACCGTGTACTCGGAGGAAGTGGTCGAAGCGCTCGGCCGCCAGGCGGCCCGCGAGGGGAAAAGCGTGGCGATTCACGTGAAAGTGGACACGGGGATGGGCCGCCTCGGCTTGTTGGAAGGGGAGCTATCCGCCTTTCTCCGCTGTCTCGCCCGCCATCCCCACCTCCGGATCGGCGGGGTGTTTACCCACTTTGCCTGTGCCGATGAATCGGACAAGGAGTATACCCGCTTTCAGCACCGGTGCCTTCTCGGCTTTGTCGATCGCTTGCGGGCGGCGGGGGCCGATGTCCCCCTCATCCACTGCTCCAACAGCGCGGCGGCCATCGACCTGCCGGAATACGGACACGCCCTGGTCCGCCTCGGCATCAGCATGTACGGGTATTATCCGTCGGAAGAGGTGAACCGCCAGGCCGTCCGGCTGAAACCGGCCCTCACGCTGAAGACGCGGATCGTCCGCCTGAAAAGGCCGCCGGCGGGGACGGGGATCAGTTACGGAAAGACGGTGACGGTGGACGGAAGCCGCTGGATCGCCACTATTCCCATCGGCTACGCCGACGGCTTGAGCCGCCGCCTCTCCAACCGGGGTTCGGCGCTGGTGAGGGGACGGCGCGTGCCCATCGTCGGCCGGGTTTGCATGGATCAGACGATGCTGGATGTGACGGAGGCGATGCCCGCCGCCGTGGGGGACGAAGTGGTCCTTTACGGCCGACAGGGGAATGAAGTGATCAGCGTGGACGAGGTGGCCCGCCTGTTGGACACCATCTCCTATGAGGTGACCTGTGCGGTGGGCCGGCGGGTTCCCCGGGTGTACCTTGAAGACGGAAAGCGGGTGGGGGTGATCAACCGGCTGAGGGGGTCCGGGAGCGCCCTTTGCGAAAAAAGTTGA
- a CDS encoding DUF2207 domain-containing protein, whose product MKKPASLLFLLFILIFLPGWDEEEKSFTIERLDIRAYILEDGDLYVEELYTYDFDGEFNGTTRTIKDNGHDGVEFFEAYLPPPGKELGEFTFEDSQPLKTERDKETFYVYTASKNEKKRVYYRYRLSNAVRKYRDTAEFYWAFFDYSNESDLHRVTIDVILPKPFHKDQIQYFLHERANGQITDITDYSIRYQTPLFPAGVTSEIRLLFPGEFLPKAKLTEDKNMKADILSEEKALQPRFAARERLLETGKSALDLITLTLLAAILLYVLFRILRRALARGESGEAGRLEELDPLLVALVYQKGKLTPQDLIAGLFSLYQKDAIRIEKLEEDETFKFLWAEEKKNLERHERYLIDSFFRDSENIEGKKYRTCTLDSLVYLSQSSFDRWKDLVLKAYAPYARKSRFFKYLIWCLLPIHIGLTIYLCYADVASLGGIIVAGAVLGIAAWSSALKYQRKRRFLLFLVASFFALAALLESPDLVDSYFVLYILSALSLAIIPVYSLTLKGTSLRLAVKSWRKALKKGTYPVGSEPAKKEKLLQHAIVLGVSPSFVHHYGKGGKYEEMEKHLPLLSNPMKTATTFAFTTISVGSSSSVFSGGGGGSSGGSGGGGGAGAF is encoded by the coding sequence ATGAAAAAACCGGCGTCCCTGTTGTTCCTGCTTTTCATTCTGATCTTTCTGCCGGGGTGGGATGAAGAAGAAAAAAGCTTCACCATCGAACGGTTGGATATCCGGGCCTACATCCTGGAGGATGGCGATCTGTATGTCGAGGAATTGTATACCTACGATTTTGACGGGGAATTCAACGGAACGACGCGCACCATCAAAGACAACGGCCACGACGGGGTGGAATTCTTTGAGGCCTACCTGCCGCCTCCCGGAAAGGAATTGGGGGAATTCACCTTCGAAGACTCGCAGCCGCTGAAGACCGAAAGGGATAAAGAAACGTTTTACGTCTACACAGCCTCCAAAAACGAGAAAAAACGGGTTTATTACCGGTATCGCCTGAGCAACGCCGTAAGAAAATACAGGGATACCGCCGAATTTTACTGGGCCTTCTTTGATTACAGCAATGAATCCGATCTCCACCGGGTGACGATCGATGTGATTCTGCCAAAGCCTTTTCACAAGGACCAGATCCAATATTTTTTGCATGAACGCGCAAACGGACAGATTACGGACATCACGGATTATTCCATCCGTTATCAAACGCCCTTGTTCCCCGCCGGGGTCACCTCCGAAATCCGGCTCCTTTTTCCGGGAGAATTTCTGCCGAAGGCGAAATTGACCGAGGACAAGAACATGAAGGCGGACATTTTATCCGAAGAAAAAGCGCTTCAACCGCGCTTCGCCGCCCGTGAAAGATTATTGGAGACGGGAAAATCGGCCCTGGATCTTATTACACTTACTCTGCTTGCGGCAATCCTGCTATACGTTCTCTTCCGGATTTTGCGCAGGGCCTTGGCCCGCGGGGAATCCGGGGAAGCGGGACGGTTGGAGGAACTGGATCCCCTCCTTGTCGCCCTCGTGTATCAAAAGGGAAAACTGACACCGCAGGATTTGATCGCCGGCCTGTTCTCCCTGTATCAGAAGGATGCCATCCGCATTGAGAAATTGGAGGAAGATGAAACCTTTAAATTCCTTTGGGCGGAAGAGAAGAAGAATCTGGAAAGGCATGAGCGGTATTTGATCGATTCGTTTTTCCGGGATTCGGAAAATATAGAGGGGAAAAAATATCGCACTTGCACCCTGGATTCACTGGTCTACCTGAGCCAAAGCAGCTTTGACAGATGGAAGGATCTGGTGCTTAAGGCCTATGCCCCCTATGCCCGGAAGTCCCGGTTTTTCAAATACCTCATATGGTGTCTTCTCCCGATCCACATCGGGCTCACCATCTATCTGTGTTACGCGGATGTCGCAAGCCTGGGGGGCATCATTGTGGCAGGGGCGGTTTTGGGGATCGCGGCGTGGAGTTCTGCCCTCAAATATCAGCGCAAACGCCGCTTCCTCCTCTTTCTGGTAGCTTCATTCTTTGCGCTTGCCGCCCTGCTGGAGTCACCGGATCTGGTTGATAGCTATTTCGTATTGTACATTTTGTCGGCTTTGTCCCTGGCGATCATTCCCGTTTACTCCCTCACCCTCAAAGGGACGTCCCTTCGCCTCGCCGTCAAGTCCTGGCGCAAAGCGCTGAAAAAGGGCACATACCCCGTGGGAAGCGAACCCGCTAAGAAGGAAAAGCTCCTCCAGCACGCCATTGTGCTGGGTGTGTCGCCCTCCTTCGTCCATCACTACGGAAAAGGAGGGAAATATGAAGAAATGGAAAAACATTTGCCGCTGCTAAGCAATCCCATGAAGACCGCCACTACCTTCGCATTCACCACCATATCGGTTGGTTCCTCCAGTTCGGTATTTTCTGGAGGAGGCGGTGGAAGCAGCGGAGGCAGCGGCGGCGGTGGCGGTGCCGGAGCCTTTTAA